One window of Parasegetibacter sp. NRK P23 genomic DNA carries:
- a CDS encoding DUF4843 domain-containing protein: MNKRIYILLLLLPAVAFLGCRKNVLDPAFRSDARLLLTANNADGALGDSLVFSFAVWPNSLSDTVVNLYAQVMGTVTPEERTFTIQVDPTSTAQPSEYVLPTSFKVPANGFRVAIPVKINRTARLTDASAKLVLRVMPDDNFLPGPVVTGVVNSAPVFSLIWTDVLIKPVTWDNNMLWSVGKWSKVKHQLAIDATGIRNFQNITIAEQYYIASRSLEFLTEYNRNNPGNPKRNENGIVIDICSQCE; this comes from the coding sequence ATGAATAAACGAATATATATCCTGTTATTGCTGCTTCCGGCAGTCGCGTTCCTGGGTTGCAGGAAGAACGTGCTTGACCCCGCCTTCAGGTCGGATGCGAGACTATTGCTTACAGCAAACAATGCAGACGGCGCATTGGGCGACTCGCTGGTGTTTTCTTTCGCCGTCTGGCCGAATTCATTAAGCGATACCGTGGTAAATCTTTATGCGCAGGTGATGGGAACGGTTACTCCTGAAGAGCGCACCTTCACCATCCAGGTTGATCCGACCAGTACCGCGCAACCTTCCGAATATGTGTTGCCCACTTCTTTTAAAGTGCCGGCTAATGGGTTCCGTGTAGCGATACCTGTGAAAATAAACAGGACGGCACGTCTTACGGATGCTTCGGCAAAGCTGGTACTGAGGGTAATGCCGGATGATAATTTTTTGCCCGGACCCGTAGTAACGGGTGTGGTCAATTCAGCTCCTGTATTTTCATTGATCTGGACGGACGTACTCATAAAACCCGTTACCTGGGATAACAATATGCTCTGGTCCGTAGGCAAGTGGAGCAAGGTGAAGCACCAACTCGCAATTGATGCCACAGGAATAAGAAATTTTCAGAACATCACCATTGCCGAGCAGTACTACATAGCCTCCCGGTCGTTGGAATTCCTGACGGAATACAACAGGAACAATCCCGGAAATCCGAAAAGGAATGAGAACGGGATAGTAATTGATATATGCAGCCAGTGCGAATAG
- a CDS encoding RagB/SusD family nutrient uptake outer membrane protein: MSIKRTIHILGLAFLLFSVASCKKWVEVSPKTQIEDLDFYGNEQGFKEALNGVYLLMGRPAQYGRELTFGLADVLGGMYVLNTSNGSLAYRDAFAGLYTNAATQNIINSVWANQYNAIANVNKLLQELERADTTKFLPKNYHIIKGEALGLRAFLHFDLLRLFGTSYAAGGASLPAIPYLKTYATTVTGKASSAEVMQMIFEDVTKAAEELKNDPLLTGETITTDMDNGYLMNRSLRFNYYAVKALEARAQLWVGATDKALPAAEAVIAVAGQKFPWVAQSTIATSNEAARNRVFTTEHIFGLFVNDMALNYTDLLDSSRFQTTLTVNSSRLTQQFESGSIGAADYRLVYLIRNLSNLPTPKIFFGKLYQPNGMTEAYAKRMPLIRIPEMYYIAAECLKTTDPAKATSYLTAVRASRGVTAPLSASLTADQIQEEIRKEYWKEFPSEGQLFFYFKRRNGTAVPGVNGTYPSARYVLPLPPAELEFGF, encoded by the coding sequence ATGTCAATTAAACGAACTATACATATACTCGGGCTGGCGTTCCTGCTATTTTCGGTCGCCTCCTGTAAAAAATGGGTGGAGGTTTCTCCCAAGACCCAGATAGAGGACCTGGATTTTTACGGCAACGAACAGGGGTTTAAAGAAGCTCTGAATGGTGTTTACCTGCTGATGGGGCGCCCGGCGCAATATGGCCGTGAACTTACTTTCGGCCTTGCCGATGTGCTCGGCGGCATGTATGTGCTGAATACATCCAACGGCTCCCTGGCTTACCGCGATGCTTTCGCGGGATTGTATACCAATGCGGCCACGCAAAACATCATCAACAGCGTTTGGGCCAACCAATACAATGCCATCGCGAATGTGAACAAGCTGCTCCAGGAACTGGAAAGAGCGGACACTACAAAGTTCCTTCCCAAAAATTACCACATCATCAAAGGAGAAGCATTGGGTTTAAGGGCCTTCCTGCATTTCGACCTGCTGCGCCTGTTTGGTACCTCGTACGCTGCGGGTGGCGCCAGTCTTCCCGCCATTCCTTACCTGAAAACGTACGCGACCACGGTTACAGGAAAAGCCAGTTCCGCGGAAGTAATGCAAATGATCTTCGAAGATGTGACGAAGGCGGCGGAGGAACTCAAAAATGATCCCCTACTTACGGGTGAAACGATTACTACGGATATGGATAACGGTTACCTTATGAACAGGTCGCTCCGTTTCAATTATTACGCGGTGAAAGCACTCGAGGCGCGGGCGCAGCTCTGGGTGGGCGCTACCGATAAGGCTTTGCCTGCCGCTGAAGCCGTGATCGCTGTGGCCGGGCAGAAATTCCCCTGGGTGGCACAGTCTACCATCGCCACCAGCAACGAAGCGGCCCGTAACAGGGTGTTTACCACCGAGCATATTTTTGGCCTCTTTGTGAACGATATGGCCCTCAATTATACGGACTTGCTGGATTCCAGCCGTTTCCAGACCACGCTCACCGTCAATTCATCGCGGCTGACGCAGCAATTTGAATCGGGCTCCATCGGTGCTGCGGATTACAGGCTCGTGTACCTGATCCGGAACCTTTCTAACCTGCCGACACCGAAAATATTCTTCGGAAAACTGTATCAGCCCAATGGGATGACGGAAGCGTACGCGAAAAGAATGCCACTCATCAGGATTCCTGAAATGTATTATATCGCCGCCGAATGCCTTAAAACGACGGATCCGGCCAAAGCCACCAGCTACCTTACAGCTGTTCGCGCCAGCAGGGGCGTTACCGCTCCTTTGTCGGCATCACTCACCGCAGACCAGATTCAGGAGGAGATCAGGAAAGAATACTGGAAAGAATTTCCTTCTGAAGGACAACTGTTCTTCTACTTCAAAAGAAGGAATGGTACGGCGGTGCCTGGTGTAAACGGAACCTATCCTTCCGCGCGGTATGTGCTGCCTTTACCACCCGCTGAACTTGAATTCGGATTCTGA
- a CDS encoding SusC/RagA family TonB-linked outer membrane protein: MKVTAILLLAACLHVTARSFSQNVTISAKKATLEKVIRDVRSQTGLSFMLDLQLLRKSRPVDLDIKNMPLQEALNLLFRTQPLGYRIVDGVVVVYEKEVAPKKEPVAEQVIAFVTITGTVVDGKTQEPVSGASVLVKGSAKGATTDQNGKFSIDANPGQVLVISSVGFESQEVVLGGRTNLRILLSVSDVSMKDVVVTGMFNRKASSFTGATTSFTQDELLKVGSVNVLQSLRNLDPAFQIIDNMELGSDPNAIPNIQLRGQSGLPDLRGEYTTNPNLPLFILDGFETTIQKVIDLDIYRVKSINVLKDAASKAIYGSRAANGVVVIETIRPQAGKLRLSYNTNITLQAPDLSSYNLTNAAEKLEVELAGGIYSNSTAGSGQYILKQRYNENLALVLSGVNTDWLSKPVQNGWGQRHSMRVEGGDESFRYGVDLMYNKVTGAMKGSDRKTTTAAIDLTYRVKKISFNNILTITNNRADNSPWGDFSQYAAMNPYLPYQNENGQILKVINTITRPQGGGAPGAVTNEAVYNPAFNSTLKILDYSRYTDITNNFNLDWRLLPGLRAVGNFSITKQLNESHEFLPAEHTMFTTSEFSGAGASRKGRYTKGDGSIDFYSGRLMLNYTKNVGLHYFALNGGGDYTSNQALNITHAVEGFPNDRLDFMSLGLQYLLNSRPTGFESTVKDMSGIVSGNYSFDDRFLFDVSYRATQSSLYGKDNRWGQFYSTGIGWNLHKEKFIADLGFIDQFRLRATNGYTGSQNFNSTISKSTYAYYLRNAYATFGNGATLIGLANPGLKWQRRQDMNFGTDISLFKKLNIRADYYISTTDGLVTDITLPPSAGFNTYKANLGKAENKGVDVRLDYRIFSNAAKKSSLTVFVLASHNKNTIREISNSLKAWNASQDSISGNNATANKEAAKPRVRFEEGQSMNAIWAVQSLGIDPATGREVYLKKDGTVTYNWNANDQVVAGDLLPKISGNFGFNFQHQGLQVNTSFRFQYGGQMYNSTLVSKVENANIYQNVDRRVLTDRWRKPGDVSFFKDVASTTVTQLSTRFVEDNNQLNFASLNIAYDLERIRAIKSLGFSRLRAGLNMNEVFVLSSVEVERGTSYPFARSFQFTLQASF, encoded by the coding sequence ATGAAAGTTACCGCTATTTTACTGCTCGCTGCCTGTCTGCACGTTACGGCCAGGAGTTTTTCCCAGAATGTTACCATTTCAGCGAAGAAGGCCACGCTGGAAAAAGTGATCCGTGATGTGCGGTCACAAACCGGGCTCTCGTTCATGCTGGATCTGCAATTGCTCCGCAAGAGCCGTCCCGTGGACCTGGACATTAAGAATATGCCGTTGCAGGAAGCCCTGAACCTACTGTTCCGCACGCAGCCACTCGGTTACCGCATCGTGGATGGGGTGGTGGTGGTGTATGAAAAAGAGGTTGCTCCCAAGAAAGAACCGGTGGCCGAACAGGTGATCGCCTTCGTGACCATTACCGGAACTGTGGTGGATGGTAAAACCCAGGAGCCTGTATCGGGCGCCAGCGTGCTGGTGAAAGGTTCCGCTAAAGGCGCCACCACCGATCAGAATGGAAAGTTCAGCATCGATGCCAATCCGGGCCAGGTGCTGGTGATCAGTTCCGTTGGCTTCGAAAGCCAGGAAGTAGTGCTGGGCGGCCGCACGAACCTTCGTATCTTACTCAGTGTTTCCGATGTTTCCATGAAAGATGTGGTGGTAACGGGAATGTTCAATCGCAAAGCCTCCAGCTTTACCGGCGCTACCACCAGCTTTACGCAGGATGAACTGCTGAAAGTGGGCAGTGTGAACGTGCTGCAAAGCCTCAGGAACCTGGATCCGGCCTTCCAGATCATTGATAACATGGAACTGGGTTCGGATCCCAATGCGATTCCGAATATCCAGTTGAGGGGACAATCAGGCCTGCCGGACCTTCGGGGCGAATACACGACAAACCCCAACCTGCCCTTGTTTATCCTGGATGGTTTTGAGACTACGATTCAGAAAGTGATCGACCTGGATATTTACCGGGTAAAAAGCATCAACGTATTGAAAGATGCCGCCTCCAAAGCCATTTACGGTTCCCGTGCGGCCAACGGGGTGGTGGTGATAGAAACGATACGGCCACAGGCCGGGAAACTGCGACTTTCCTACAATACCAATATTACTTTACAGGCGCCCGATCTTTCCAGCTATAACCTGACCAACGCGGCCGAAAAACTGGAAGTGGAACTGGCAGGCGGTATCTATTCCAACTCCACTGCAGGCAGTGGTCAGTATATCCTGAAGCAACGTTACAACGAAAACCTCGCGCTCGTATTGAGCGGCGTGAATACCGACTGGCTCTCGAAACCCGTTCAAAACGGTTGGGGCCAGCGCCACTCCATGCGCGTGGAAGGTGGCGACGAAAGTTTCCGTTATGGCGTTGACCTCATGTACAACAAAGTGACCGGTGCCATGAAAGGTTCCGACCGGAAAACCACTACCGCAGCCATCGATCTTACCTATCGCGTGAAAAAAATATCGTTCAACAATATTCTCACCATCACCAACAACAGGGCCGATAATTCACCCTGGGGCGACTTTTCCCAATATGCCGCGATGAACCCCTACCTGCCCTACCAGAATGAGAACGGACAGATACTGAAGGTGATCAATACCATCACCAGGCCACAGGGCGGCGGCGCTCCCGGAGCCGTGACGAACGAAGCGGTGTACAACCCTGCTTTTAATTCAACCCTCAAAATTCTGGATTATTCCAGGTACACGGACATCACCAACAACTTCAACCTCGACTGGCGTTTACTCCCCGGCTTGAGGGCCGTAGGTAATTTCAGCATTACTAAGCAACTCAACGAAAGCCACGAGTTTCTTCCGGCAGAACATACCATGTTCACCACTTCAGAGTTCTCCGGTGCAGGCGCTTCCAGGAAAGGCCGTTATACAAAGGGAGATGGCAGCATCGACTTTTATTCCGGAAGGCTGATGCTCAACTATACAAAAAACGTTGGGCTGCATTACTTCGCGTTGAACGGTGGTGGCGACTACACCAGCAACCAGGCGCTGAACATCACCCACGCGGTGGAAGGTTTCCCGAACGACCGGCTCGATTTTATGTCGCTGGGATTGCAGTACCTCCTCAATTCCCGCCCCACCGGTTTTGAAAGTACGGTGAAAGACATGAGCGGCATTGTTTCCGGTAACTACTCTTTTGACGACCGTTTTCTTTTTGACGTTTCTTACAGGGCCACCCAATCTTCTTTGTATGGGAAAGACAACCGTTGGGGACAATTCTATTCCACGGGTATCGGCTGGAACCTGCACAAGGAAAAGTTTATCGCTGACCTTGGTTTCATCGACCAGTTCAGGCTCCGTGCCACCAACGGGTACACCGGTTCCCAGAACTTCAATTCTACCATTAGTAAGTCTACCTACGCTTATTACCTCAGGAACGCTTACGCCACATTCGGCAATGGCGCTACGCTGATTGGCCTCGCGAATCCCGGTCTTAAATGGCAGCGCCGCCAGGATATGAACTTCGGAACGGATATCTCCCTTTTCAAAAAACTCAACATCAGGGCCGACTATTACATCAGTACCACCGATGGATTGGTAACGGACATTACATTACCACCATCTGCGGGCTTCAATACCTACAAGGCCAACCTCGGAAAAGCAGAGAACAAGGGTGTTGACGTAAGGCTGGATTACAGGATATTCAGCAACGCGGCCAAAAAGAGTTCGCTCACCGTGTTCGTACTGGCTTCCCACAACAAAAATACCATCCGGGAAATCTCCAATTCCCTCAAGGCATGGAACGCTTCGCAGGATTCCATCAGCGGCAACAACGCTACCGCCAACAAAGAAGCTGCCAAACCACGCGTAAGGTTTGAAGAGGGACAGTCGATGAACGCGATATGGGCCGTTCAGTCCCTCGGCATCGATCCGGCCACGGGCAGGGAAGTGTACCTCAAAAAAGACGGTACCGTAACCTACAACTGGAACGCCAACGACCAGGTGGTGGCGGGCGATCTGCTGCCGAAAATCTCCGGCAACTTCGGTTTCAACTTCCAGCACCAGGGGTTGCAGGTGAATACCTCTTTCCGCTTCCAGTATGGCGGGCAGATGTACAACTCAACACTGGTAAGCAAAGTAGAGAACGCGAACATTTACCAGAACGTGGACAGAAGGGTGCTTACCGACAGGTGGCGCAAGCCCGGAGATGTGAGCTTCTTTAAAGATGTGGCCAGTACCACCGTTACACAACTGAGTACCCGCTTCGTGGAAGACAACAACCAGCTCAATTTCGCTTCGCTGAACATCGCTTACGACCTGGAAAGAATCAGGGCCATCAAATCACTTGGCTTCTCCAGGCTCAGGGCCGGGCTCAATATGAACGAGGTATTTGTGCTTTCTTCCGTTGAAGTGGAACGCGGCACCTCATACCCCTTTGCGCGCAGTTTCCAGTTCACTCTTCAGGCTTCATTCTAA
- a CDS encoding FecR family protein → METQRINDLLYRYLHKTATPAEREELFLLVKSLNNDAPVDDVLSRIDVALLPPMPLPEESGREILEAILRAAPATPVVAAPVHRVHFLRKWRWAVAVALVLGVALAFWMNRKDAPAPDLVKMDVRDVAPGKEGAVLTLADGSQVVLDSMGNGLVATQHGAQAVIRNGQLVYEPTAQTSGEVLYNTMSTPRGRQFQVMLPDGSKAWLNCASSIRFPTVFSGQQRVVEVTGEVYLEVAKNTGQPFIVQLPNQSSIEVLGTSFNINAYEDEPIVKTTLLEGAIQYKRGTEVQKLVPGDQVQDDAQARTGLRKKQVEDIEEIVAWKNGYFSFSGTNFSTIMRQLARWYNVEVVINGEVPTRSFSASVSRNISLENLLKAMEVYGIRSSYENGRVVITP, encoded by the coding sequence ATGGAAACGCAACGCATTAATGACCTGCTTTACCGGTACCTCCATAAAACGGCCACTCCCGCCGAGCGGGAAGAGTTGTTTCTGCTGGTGAAATCGCTGAACAACGACGCACCAGTGGATGATGTATTGTCCCGGATAGATGTCGCCTTGTTGCCTCCCATGCCTTTACCGGAAGAATCCGGCAGGGAAATCCTGGAGGCTATATTACGGGCGGCACCTGCTACGCCGGTGGTGGCGGCACCTGTTCACCGGGTACATTTCCTCCGTAAATGGCGGTGGGCCGTGGCTGTAGCGCTTGTATTGGGCGTTGCGCTGGCATTCTGGATGAACAGGAAGGACGCACCCGCGCCCGACCTGGTAAAAATGGATGTACGTGATGTTGCGCCCGGCAAAGAAGGGGCGGTACTAACGCTGGCGGATGGCAGCCAGGTGGTGTTGGATAGCATGGGGAACGGACTGGTGGCCACACAACATGGCGCACAGGCCGTGATCAGGAACGGGCAACTGGTTTATGAACCCACAGCGCAAACTTCCGGAGAAGTGCTGTACAATACGATGAGTACGCCCCGTGGACGCCAGTTCCAGGTGATGTTACCCGATGGCTCAAAGGCTTGGCTTAATTGTGCGTCCTCCATTCGTTTCCCCACAGTGTTCTCCGGTCAGCAACGTGTGGTGGAAGTTACCGGTGAAGTGTACCTGGAAGTGGCGAAGAATACCGGCCAGCCATTCATCGTACAACTTCCCAATCAGTCTTCGATTGAAGTGCTGGGCACCAGTTTCAACATCAATGCTTATGAAGATGAACCCATTGTGAAAACGACATTGCTCGAAGGAGCCATTCAATACAAACGCGGTACGGAAGTACAAAAACTGGTTCCAGGCGACCAGGTGCAGGATGATGCGCAGGCCAGAACAGGGCTCCGTAAAAAACAGGTGGAAGATATAGAGGAAATAGTGGCCTGGAAGAATGGCTACTTTAGTTTTTCCGGCACTAATTTCTCTACGATAATGCGGCAATTGGCGAGATGGTACAATGTGGAAGTAGTGATCAATGGGGAAGTGCCGACCCGCTCTTTCAGCGCTTCGGTGAGCAGGAACATCTCCCTGGAGAACCTGTTGAAGGCCATGGAAGTATACGGTATCCGCTCGTCGTATGAAAATGGACGCGTGGTGATTACGCCTTAG
- a CDS encoding RNA polymerase sigma factor: MTIFNSVAQYLKLNYVYNRHSFSILDQNQLYTDNELFLRISRGDEKAFGDLFHRWKDRVFGIAYRFTEHPFRSEEIVQDVFLHLWTNRTRLPGIDQPEAWIYTVTRNRSMTAFKILLRDASSQAQVLEYLPRQEAASSGTLELDDLKRTLAQALDLLTPQQRRVFELSRLEGFDREAVALEMGIAKATVSVHLTVALRTVRAYLLSRLDALTVLLLLREFF, translated from the coding sequence ATGACGATCTTCAATTCTGTGGCACAATACCTGAAATTGAACTATGTTTACAACCGGCATAGCTTCAGCATCTTGGATCAGAACCAACTATATACAGACAATGAACTTTTTCTCCGGATCAGCCGCGGGGATGAAAAAGCGTTCGGGGATTTGTTCCACCGATGGAAGGACAGGGTTTTCGGGATCGCCTATCGTTTTACGGAGCACCCGTTCCGTTCGGAAGAAATAGTCCAGGATGTGTTCCTGCACCTTTGGACCAACAGGACCCGGTTACCGGGAATCGATCAGCCGGAAGCCTGGATATACACGGTTACCCGCAACCGCTCCATGACGGCGTTCAAAATACTTTTAAGAGATGCTTCCTCGCAGGCACAGGTGCTGGAGTACCTGCCCCGCCAGGAAGCCGCCAGCTCCGGCACCCTGGAACTGGATGACTTGAAAAGAACCCTCGCGCAGGCGCTGGACCTGCTTACACCTCAGCAACGGCGCGTGTTTGAACTCAGCCGCCTGGAAGGGTTCGACCGTGAAGCGGTGGCCCTTGAAATGGGCATCGCCAAAGCCACAGTGAGCGTTCACCTCACAGTAGCGCTCCGCACGGTAAGGGCCTACCTGCTGAGCCGCCTCGATGCTTTAACGGTACTTTTGCTGCTCCGGGAATTTTTCTAA
- a CDS encoding TlpA disulfide reductase family protein, with protein sequence MKKIFFALLLLQLGVSGQEKKKFTINGKYGAFNAPAKAYLEYELDGKTIVDSVVLKDGNFKFSGKAPVSPVEAALIFDTKGEGKRKSFEQATVYLEPGNIRFVSDGKSTLGAQITGTPGNNDYTDFNNLVDAAFAKMTPEDRKFLEGKISPENTPDFEAELAGFKKRYSDLTLDAYVQFIQSHPAARLSLDLLPKVAYDRDYTLVKPLFDGLSDKVKASAEGVKFAESLERMKNTGIGRTAPDFELPDTTGNMVKLSSFRGKYVLLDFWASWCGPCRAENPNLVKMYQQFSTQNFTIVGVSLDRPGSRAAWLSAIKKDGLPWLQLSDLKCWDSPAAKLFGVQAIPQNFLIDPNGVIIGKTLMGKDLELKLQEIFKP encoded by the coding sequence ATGAAAAAGATATTTTTCGCGCTATTGCTTCTGCAACTGGGTGTATCCGGACAGGAAAAAAAGAAATTTACCATTAACGGTAAATACGGCGCTTTTAATGCACCCGCGAAAGCTTACCTGGAGTATGAACTGGATGGTAAAACAATCGTGGACTCGGTTGTATTGAAAGACGGGAATTTTAAATTTAGTGGAAAGGCCCCGGTTTCGCCTGTGGAAGCGGCTTTGATTTTTGATACGAAAGGTGAGGGGAAACGTAAAAGTTTTGAGCAAGCCACTGTTTACCTGGAGCCAGGCAACATCAGGTTTGTATCGGATGGGAAAAGTACACTGGGTGCGCAAATAACAGGAACACCCGGCAATAACGACTACACCGATTTTAACAACCTGGTGGATGCGGCATTTGCGAAGATGACCCCGGAAGACAGGAAGTTCCTCGAAGGAAAGATATCTCCGGAAAATACGCCCGATTTTGAAGCAGAACTCGCGGGATTTAAAAAAAGATACAGCGACCTTACCCTGGATGCTTATGTGCAATTCATACAATCGCATCCGGCAGCCAGACTTAGCCTGGATTTGTTGCCCAAAGTGGCTTACGACCGCGACTACACCCTGGTTAAGCCCTTGTTTGACGGCCTTTCCGACAAAGTAAAAGCCAGTGCCGAAGGTGTGAAATTCGCGGAAAGCCTGGAGCGTATGAAGAACACGGGCATCGGGCGTACCGCGCCAGACTTTGAACTGCCGGATACAACGGGCAACATGGTAAAATTATCTTCTTTCCGTGGCAAATATGTACTGCTCGATTTCTGGGCTTCCTGGTGCGGACCCTGCCGTGCTGAAAACCCCAACCTGGTTAAAATGTACCAGCAATTCAGTACACAGAATTTTACGATTGTCGGGGTATCGCTTGACAGGCCCGGCAGCAGGGCCGCATGGCTGTCCGCCATCAAAAAGGACGGACTTCCCTGGCTGCAACTTTCCGACCTGAAATGCTGGGACAGTCCCGCCGCAAAATTATTCGGCGTCCAGGCCATACCACAGAACTTTTTGATCGATCCCAACGGCGTCATTATTGGAAAAACCCTGATGGGCAAAGACCTGGAGTTGAAGTTGCAGGAGATTTTCAAACCATAA
- a CDS encoding peroxiredoxin, whose translation MKKAMLIVILKTLVLFAFAQDEYPVSWKFDAVKTGPLTFKVQMHATVKEPYHIYPQQASGGIGMPTSIAFMENADMELIGGIEEKGVEPAGEEGAAHYAIGVTFSQTVKLRSNESVTLQFRIKYMACTDLMCLPPASRQFSIVLNDKEGAVAGEERLKATPDSAKLAMKWKYEDFVMPDVAGNLIATKAITTANKYTFIDFWASWCAPCRVQARALLPLYKKYSAQGLGVIAVSLDTDAKAWKKAIADDGYTWTNLSDMQGFDSPLSKKYGITAIPRNFLINQKGEIIAADLHGKALEEKLEALFK comes from the coding sequence ATGAAAAAAGCGATGCTTATTGTAATCTTGAAAACGTTGGTGCTTTTTGCATTTGCACAGGATGAATATCCTGTTTCGTGGAAGTTCGATGCGGTGAAAACCGGTCCTTTAACCTTTAAGGTACAAATGCATGCCACGGTAAAGGAACCTTACCATATTTACCCGCAACAGGCTTCCGGCGGCATCGGTATGCCCACTTCTATTGCTTTTATGGAAAATGCTGATATGGAGCTGATTGGCGGAATAGAAGAAAAAGGCGTAGAGCCCGCCGGGGAAGAAGGCGCGGCGCATTATGCGATAGGCGTAACCTTTTCGCAAACCGTAAAACTCCGTTCCAACGAAAGTGTCACTTTGCAATTCAGGATCAAATATATGGCCTGTACCGATCTGATGTGTCTTCCGCCAGCCTCCAGGCAATTTAGTATTGTACTGAACGATAAGGAAGGAGCGGTGGCAGGTGAGGAACGTTTGAAAGCAACACCGGATTCTGCCAAACTGGCCATGAAATGGAAGTATGAAGATTTCGTGATGCCCGATGTTGCCGGTAACCTTATCGCTACAAAGGCCATCACCACAGCCAACAAATACACTTTTATTGATTTCTGGGCCAGTTGGTGTGCGCCATGCCGCGTGCAGGCCAGGGCTTTACTGCCGCTGTACAAAAAATACAGCGCTCAGGGACTGGGGGTAATAGCTGTATCATTGGATACCGATGCGAAAGCATGGAAAAAAGCGATTGCCGATGATGGCTATACCTGGACCAACCTCAGCGACATGCAGGGGTTTGATTCGCCGCTCAGTAAAAAGTACGGCATAACCGCTATCCCAAGAAATTTCCTTATCAATCAGAAAGGAGAGATCATTGCGGCAGACCTGCATGGCAAGGCGCTGGAAGAGAAGCTGGAAGCATTGTTCAAGTAA
- a CDS encoding TlpA disulfide reductase family protein, protein MKRMFFAACLLCSLSLTAQQRNADPKLEALKNEKDQAALRQKIKTLENGSAEDMELLVRYYDKNAAKKASVTKSLVKKYPESQQAQMLRLTPFLKADGAEGTEKALTAMLKDYPGINLDLEKTLVAAAYAEQPNLEKVLQYLNMLEDQVMRARAVTQVADIMAGYDNAAALKFSAGELERIKQLKAQTTPSKPMKLDPQAAYYDYINQYGKLLFNAGRNEEAYQYTMEAYQHIKNKDAELVENYAFLSSLNGKYEEALPILAKAVKEGKLEQRYVDQVRKGYAQLNPGKDVDAYIEGLQRDFKAKIRGEVVKLLINKAAPDFYVTDVNGKKFTLADFKGKTIVLDFWATWCGPCVESFPAMQMAVNHYAKDKDVKFLFIHTWENAKDPLTDAKNFLSKRNYAFDLYMDPRDPSTKRSAAADAFKVNGIPAKFVIDGNGRIRFDVSGFKGKAEAAAEELVQMVEIARKGA, encoded by the coding sequence ATGAAAAGAATGTTTTTTGCGGCATGCTTACTTTGCTCGCTAAGCCTGACCGCACAACAGAGAAACGCTGATCCTAAACTGGAGGCCTTAAAGAATGAAAAGGATCAGGCTGCGCTCCGCCAGAAAATTAAAACACTGGAAAATGGTTCAGCAGAAGATATGGAATTATTGGTCCGTTACTATGATAAAAACGCCGCGAAGAAAGCTTCAGTAACCAAAAGCCTGGTGAAAAAGTATCCTGAAAGCCAGCAGGCGCAAATGCTTCGACTGACACCCTTTCTGAAAGCCGATGGTGCGGAGGGAACAGAAAAGGCACTTACAGCCATGCTTAAAGATTATCCGGGCATCAACCTTGATCTTGAAAAAACACTGGTTGCAGCCGCTTATGCAGAGCAGCCCAACCTTGAAAAAGTACTCCAATACCTGAATATGCTGGAGGACCAGGTCATGAGGGCAAGAGCTGTAACGCAGGTGGCGGATATCATGGCCGGATATGACAATGCGGCGGCATTAAAATTTTCAGCGGGGGAACTGGAACGCATAAAGCAGCTTAAAGCGCAGACCACGCCAAGTAAACCCATGAAACTTGATCCGCAAGCTGCCTATTACGATTACATCAATCAATATGGAAAGTTGCTTTTCAACGCAGGCAGAAATGAGGAAGCATACCAGTACACTATGGAGGCATACCAGCACATAAAAAACAAGGATGCTGAATTGGTTGAGAACTATGCTTTCCTTTCCAGCCTGAACGGCAAATACGAGGAAGCGCTTCCCATTCTTGCCAAAGCGGTAAAAGAAGGTAAACTGGAGCAACGATATGTGGACCAGGTACGAAAAGGCTATGCTCAACTCAACCCCGGTAAAGATGTGGACGCTTACATTGAAGGACTTCAGCGGGATTTCAAAGCGAAAATCCGCGGTGAAGTGGTTAAACTACTCATCAATAAAGCGGCACCGGATTTCTATGTAACGGATGTGAACGGTAAAAAATTTACGCTGGCGGATTTTAAGGGCAAGACCATCGTGCTGGACTTCTGGGCTACCTGGTGCGGACCTTGTGTGGAATCTTTCCCCGCCATGCAGATGGCGGTGAACCATTATGCTAAAGACAAGGACGTGAAATTTCTTTTCATTCATACTTGGGAAAACGCGAAAGACCCGCTCACCGATGCGAAAAACTTTTTGAGCAAAAGAAACTACGCCTTCGATCTGTATATGGATCCCAGGGATCCGTCCACCAAACGCAGTGCAGCCGCGGATGCCTTCAAAGTAAATGGTATTCCGGCCAAGTTCGTGATTGATGGCAACGGGCGCATACGCTTTGATGTATCCGGCTTTAAAGGCAAGGCTGAAGCTGCCGCTGAAGAACTCGTTCAGATGGTAGAGATCGCCCGTAAAGGCGCATAG